The following proteins are encoded in a genomic region of Micromonospora olivasterospora:
- a CDS encoding serine/threonine-protein kinase, with amino-acid sequence MSPFTPTLRLHDRYVLRERIGLGGMSEVWRADDEVLHRPVAVKALAAQFATDPQLRATIQREARAAARLTHPHVTQVYDYGEATLDGGRVVPYLVMELVEGRNLADRLDAGPLPWPEAVRTAGQVAAALAAAHRIGVVHRDIKPGNVMLTETGAKVLDFGIAALAGPHHPLAGQTGELVMGTPAYFAPERLTPGPPNPASDVYALGALLYRTLTGRAPLPVQSWEDALAVHARPAPVAPPRVPGLPPDVAALTLACLSADPAGRPTAAQLAARLGAPTADQPTAALPTVSRAAAHPPTLIDRAGPAARPAPPRAAAAAPVRSGSPPAGPVRSGSPPAGPVRSGPPPVDPVRPVPPRRGNRLVGVLVAAGVVLLLGLVGLLALGDESPNPPVAGPGTSAPADEQPTGAATPSEAATPSGAPPTTGRTQPVSLRELAAAVVAVVDEAETRGEIDPKTADELRDKVRDLERGKPKDRIKRIRDLRERVAEAIEKDRIRGEAAGQLGALLAPYRQSGGGGEDD; translated from the coding sequence ATGTCGCCGTTCACTCCCACCCTCCGGCTGCACGACCGGTACGTCCTGCGCGAGCGCATCGGCCTCGGCGGGATGTCCGAGGTGTGGCGCGCCGACGACGAGGTGCTGCACCGACCCGTCGCGGTCAAGGCCCTCGCGGCGCAGTTCGCCACCGATCCGCAGCTGCGGGCCACGATCCAGCGCGAGGCCCGGGCCGCCGCCCGGCTCACCCACCCGCACGTCACCCAGGTGTACGACTACGGCGAGGCGACCCTCGACGGCGGCAGGGTGGTGCCGTACCTGGTGATGGAGCTGGTCGAGGGGCGCAACCTCGCCGACCGGCTCGACGCCGGGCCGCTGCCCTGGCCGGAGGCCGTCCGGACGGCCGGCCAGGTCGCCGCCGCGCTGGCCGCCGCCCACCGCATCGGCGTGGTGCACCGGGACATCAAGCCGGGCAACGTCATGCTCACCGAGACCGGCGCCAAGGTGCTCGACTTCGGCATCGCCGCGCTCGCCGGGCCGCACCACCCGCTCGCCGGCCAGACCGGTGAGCTGGTCATGGGCACCCCCGCGTACTTCGCGCCGGAGCGGCTCACTCCCGGGCCGCCGAACCCGGCCAGCGACGTCTACGCCCTCGGCGCCCTGCTCTACCGGACCCTCACCGGACGGGCCCCGCTGCCCGTGCAGAGCTGGGAGGACGCCCTCGCGGTGCACGCCCGGCCCGCCCCCGTCGCGCCGCCGCGGGTCCCCGGGCTGCCCCCGGACGTCGCCGCGCTCACCCTGGCCTGCCTGTCCGCCGACCCGGCCGGCCGGCCCACCGCCGCCCAGCTCGCCGCCCGGCTCGGCGCGCCGACGGCCGACCAGCCGACGGCGGCGCTGCCGACCGTGTCCCGCGCCGCCGCGCACCCGCCCACCCTGATCGACCGCGCCGGTCCGGCCGCCCGACCGGCCCCGCCCCGCGCCGCGGCGGCGGCCCCGGTCCGGTCCGGGTCGCCGCCCGCCGGTCCGGTCCGGTCCGGGTCGCCGCCCGCCGGTCCGGTCCGGTCCGGGCCGCCGCCCGTTGATCCGGTCCGGCCGGTCCCGCCGCGCCGCGGCAACCGCCTCGTCGGCGTCCTCGTCGCGGCCGGCGTGGTGCTGCTGCTCGGGCTCGTCGGGCTGCTCGCCCTCGGTGACGAGTCGCCCAACCCCCCGGTCGCCGGCCCCGGGACCAGCGCGCCGGCGGACGAGCAGCCGACCGGGGCCGCGACGCCGTCCGAGGCGGCCACCCCGAGCGGCGCCCCGCCGACCACCGGGCGGACGCAGCCGGTCAGCCTCCGCGAGCTGGCCGCCGCGGTCGTCGCCGTCGTCGACGAGGCGGAGACCCGGGGGGAGATCGACCCGAAGACGGCCGACGAGCTGCGCGACAAGGTTCGGGACCTGGAACGCGGCAAGCCGAAGGACCGGATCAAGCGGATCCGGGACCTGCGCGAGCGCGTCGCCGAGGCGATCGAGAAGGACCGGATCCGGGGGGAGGCCGCCGGGCAGCTCGGCGCCCTGCTCGCCCCCTACCGGCAGTCGGGCGGGGGCGGCGAGGACGACTGA
- a CDS encoding DUF2795 domain-containing protein has protein sequence MASYDDVLRYLSGLDYPAGKADVLREAEREGAPPDVLKALRALPPVDYANGNEVARSAGIEAAPRSARRSARRRPGTGTRGCRSTCAASER, from the coding sequence ATGGCGAGCTACGACGACGTCCTGCGGTACCTGTCCGGTCTGGACTATCCCGCGGGCAAGGCCGACGTGCTCCGCGAGGCGGAGCGGGAGGGCGCCCCGCCGGACGTGCTGAAGGCGTTGCGGGCCCTGCCGCCGGTGGACTACGCCAACGGCAACGAGGTCGCGCGATCTGCCGGCATCGAGGCGGCCCCGAGGTCGGCCCGGCGCAGCGCGCGGCGCAGGCCCGGGACCGGCACCCGCGGGTGTCGCAGCACCTGCGCCGCATCTGAGCGGTGA
- a CDS encoding alpha/beta fold hydrolase, giving the protein MTPTTETVRSADGTVIAYERVGRGPALVMVDAASGFRGFGPMRGLAALLADRFTVFCYDRRGRGESGDTPPYTVDREVDDLRALVAEAGGSAYLFGFSSGAVLALLAAARGVPVAGLALLEPPLDFAAPPTPPGEGLAGEIAALVAAGRRGDAVAHFQRQIGVPAELVEGMRHGPLWPTLEGLAHTLVYDLTVTGCLSRAEVSAVTVPALVVHSESSDERLRGWARGVAEALPAGRLRGMAGDWHQVPEEALAPVLAEFLLGPRREEAAGPVA; this is encoded by the coding sequence ATGACGCCGACGACAGAGACGGTCCGCTCGGCGGACGGCACGGTGATCGCGTACGAGCGCGTCGGGCGGGGGCCGGCGCTGGTCATGGTCGACGCCGCCAGCGGCTTCCGGGGTTTCGGCCCGATGCGGGGCCTGGCCGCCCTGCTCGCCGACCGGTTCACCGTCTTCTGCTACGACCGCCGGGGCCGGGGCGAGAGCGGCGACACACCGCCGTACACGGTGGACCGGGAGGTCGACGACCTGCGCGCGCTCGTGGCGGAGGCGGGCGGGTCGGCGTACCTGTTCGGGTTCTCCTCCGGCGCGGTCCTGGCACTGCTCGCGGCGGCCCGCGGGGTGCCCGTCGCGGGCCTGGCGCTGCTGGAGCCGCCGCTGGACTTCGCCGCCCCGCCGACACCGCCCGGCGAGGGCCTGGCCGGCGAGATCGCCGCGCTGGTGGCGGCCGGGCGGCGCGGCGACGCGGTGGCCCACTTCCAGCGCCAGATCGGGGTGCCCGCGGAGTTGGTCGAGGGGATGCGGCACGGGCCGCTCTGGCCGACGCTGGAGGGGCTGGCGCACACCCTCGTCTACGACCTGACGGTCACCGGCTGCCTGTCGCGGGCCGAGGTGTCGGCGGTGACCGTCCCCGCGCTGGTCGTGCACAGCGAGAGCAGCGACGAGCGGTTGCGCGGCTGGGCGCGGGGCGTGGCGGAGGCGCTGCCCGCCGGCCGGCTGCGGGGCATGGCGGGCGACTGGCACCAGGTGCCCGAGGAGGCCCTGGCCCCCGTCCTGGCGGAGTTCCTCCTCGGCCCGCGGCGCGAGGAGGCCGCAGGCCCGGTCGCGTGA
- a CDS encoding IS5 family transposase: MPVVPSWLMTPLWDQFAALLPERPRVDPSHPLGCHRPRVADRLIFEKLLQVLRFGCAYESIADSGCSATTIRNRRDEWITLGVFEQLKAIVLDTYDRIVGLILDDISVDGCITKAPGGGEVAGRSPVDRGKQGMKRSSMVEARGIPLDRVLAGANRHDSPLLASTLDKLDVFGPLPEKVTVHLDAGYDSAVTRELLAGRNLHAEIAHKGDKAPIQAGRRWHVERTNAWHNAFNRLQRCYERRERVIDAFFDLADAIITLRSLIRQAWTLYRWDNRPTRRP; this comes from the coding sequence GTGCCCGTTGTTCCATCATGGCTGATGACCCCGCTGTGGGACCAGTTCGCCGCGCTGTTGCCCGAGCGGCCGCGGGTTGATCCGTCGCATCCGCTGGGGTGTCACCGGCCGCGGGTGGCGGATCGGCTGATATTCGAGAAGTTGTTGCAGGTGCTGCGGTTCGGGTGTGCGTACGAGTCGATCGCGGACAGTGGTTGTTCGGCGACGACGATCCGGAACCGGCGTGACGAGTGGATCACGCTGGGCGTGTTCGAACAATTGAAGGCCATCGTATTGGACACCTATGACCGGATTGTCGGACTGATTCTGGACGATATCTCGGTGGACGGGTGTATCACCAAGGCTCCCGGTGGCGGTGAGGTCGCCGGCCGGTCTCCGGTCGACCGGGGCAAGCAGGGGATGAAACGCTCCAGCATGGTCGAGGCCCGGGGGATCCCTCTCGACCGGGTTCTGGCCGGCGCGAACCGTCATGATTCACCACTACTGGCGTCTACTCTGGACAAGCTGGATGTGTTCGGTCCGCTGCCGGAGAAGGTGACAGTACACCTGGACGCCGGCTACGACTCGGCGGTCACCCGCGAGCTTCTGGCCGGCCGTAACCTGCACGCCGAAATAGCCCATAAGGGCGACAAAGCACCCATCCAGGCGGGCCGCAGGTGGCATGTCGAGCGGACGAACGCCTGGCACAACGCCTTCAACCGCCTGCAACGCTGCTACGAACGCCGAGAACGCGTCATCGACGCGTTCTTCGACCTCGCCGACGCGATCATCACTCTACGTAGCCTGATCCGGCAGGCATGGACCCTCTACCGCTGGGACAACCGTCCCACCCGGCGCCCATGA
- a CDS encoding CaiB/BaiF CoA transferase family protein, translating into MSEREIQAGVGVGPLAGVRVVELAGIGPGPFAAMMLADLGADVVRVDRATDVDPTVFGTPHPDLLNRGRRSVAVDLKSAGGREVVLALVAGADALVEGFRPGVTERLGLGPADCLAVNPRLVYGRMTGWGQDGPNAPYAGHDIDYIALTGALHGIGRAGERPVPPLNLLGDFGGGGMMLALGVVSALYAVAGGARGQVVDAAIVDGVAVLSTMIHTLRRTGMWQDPRGVNLLDGGAPFYDTYECADGRHLAVGALEPRFYAELVRRTGFPLPGDEAPDRDDPANWPALREAWGRLFRTRTRDEWTALLGSSDACVAPVLDWTEAPRHPHLAARGVFAEHAGATQPAPAPRFSGTPTALRRPPPHPGEHTDEVLAEAGFPADRIAALRAAGAVA; encoded by the coding sequence ATGAGCGAACGCGAGATCCAGGCGGGCGTCGGCGTGGGGCCCCTCGCCGGCGTACGGGTGGTCGAGCTGGCCGGCATCGGGCCCGGCCCGTTCGCGGCGATGATGCTGGCGGACCTGGGCGCCGACGTGGTGCGGGTCGACCGGGCGACCGACGTGGACCCGACGGTGTTCGGCACGCCGCACCCCGACCTGCTGAACCGGGGCCGCCGCTCGGTGGCGGTGGACCTGAAGTCGGCGGGTGGCCGGGAGGTGGTGCTGGCCCTGGTCGCCGGCGCGGACGCGCTGGTCGAGGGCTTCCGCCCCGGGGTCACCGAGCGGCTCGGCCTGGGCCCCGCCGACTGCCTGGCGGTCAACCCCCGCCTGGTGTACGGGCGGATGACCGGCTGGGGGCAGGACGGCCCGAACGCCCCGTACGCCGGCCACGACATCGACTACATCGCGCTGACCGGGGCGTTGCACGGCATCGGCCGCGCCGGGGAGCGCCCGGTGCCGCCCCTGAACCTGCTCGGCGACTTCGGCGGCGGCGGGATGATGCTCGCCCTGGGCGTCGTCTCCGCCCTGTACGCCGTCGCCGGCGGGGCCCGGGGCCAGGTCGTCGACGCGGCCATCGTGGACGGTGTGGCCGTGCTGTCCACGATGATCCACACGCTGCGCCGGACCGGCATGTGGCAGGACCCGCGCGGCGTGAACCTGCTCGACGGCGGCGCGCCGTTCTACGACACGTACGAGTGCGCCGACGGCCGGCACCTCGCCGTCGGCGCGCTGGAGCCCCGCTTCTACGCCGAACTGGTGCGGCGTACGGGCTTCCCGCTGCCCGGCGACGAGGCGCCAGACCGCGACGACCCGGCGAACTGGCCGGCGCTGCGCGAGGCGTGGGGGCGACTGTTCCGCACCCGTACCCGCGACGAGTGGACGGCGCTGCTCGGCTCCTCGGACGCCTGCGTCGCGCCCGTGCTGGACTGGACGGAGGCCCCGCGGCACCCGCACCTGGCGGCCCGGGGGGTGTTCGCGGAGCACGCCGGGGCGACCCAGCCGGCCCCCGCGCCCCGGTTCTCCGGCACCCCGACGGCGCTGCGCCGGCCGCCGCCGCACCCCGGCGAGCACACCGACGAGGTGCTGGCCGAGGCGGGCTTCCCGGCCGACCGGATCGCCGCCCTGCGCGCCGCGGGGGCGGTGGCCTGA
- a CDS encoding DUF2267 domain-containing protein: MNYDTFVDLVAQRARVDSARAVELTRATLETLAERLTGGEVLDLAAQLPKPLQLVLRPSPDTEAADRFGAAEFVARVGQRAGLDERAARGAVQAVFVTLREAITGGEFDEVVVQFPRDYRDMVEPALAPGAAIIRRP, translated from the coding sequence GTGAACTACGACACCTTCGTCGACCTGGTCGCCCAGCGGGCCCGGGTGGACTCCGCGCGGGCCGTCGAGCTGACCCGCGCCACGCTGGAGACCCTCGCCGAGCGGCTGACCGGCGGGGAGGTGCTCGACCTCGCGGCGCAGCTACCCAAGCCGCTGCAGCTGGTGCTGCGGCCCAGCCCGGACACGGAGGCCGCGGACCGGTTCGGTGCGGCCGAGTTCGTCGCCCGGGTGGGCCAGCGGGCCGGCCTCGACGAGCGGGCCGCGCGGGGGGCGGTCCAGGCCGTGTTCGTCACGCTGCGCGAGGCAATCACGGGCGGGGAGTTCGACGAGGTGGTGGTCCAGTTCCCACGGGACTACCGGGACATGGTGGAGCCCGCCCTCGCGCCGGGCGCCGCCATCATCCGCCGCCCCTGA
- a CDS encoding pirin family protein: MDRTESLPAQTRAPGVAAVEPPTVLLPGHDVPLGRYTVVRRLLPQRTRRMVGAWCFVDHFGPDDVADRPGMEVPPHPHTGLQTVTWLLDGEIVHRDSLGNVQPIRPGQLNVMTSGHGIAHSERSPAEHPPVMHGVQLWVALPDGARAGAADFAHHADLPVWRDGDLDVTLLAGEIAGERSPAVVHTPLVGAQLVARGAAPAGLPLRRDFEYGLLAMSGSAEVDDVSVAPGALLHLPAGRESLTLRAAPGSHLLLLGGVPFEEPLVMWWNFVGRSHEEVAAAREDWMAGRRFGVVADDPAPPLPAPELPTTRLKARTRHGDVLR; the protein is encoded by the coding sequence GTGGACCGTACCGAATCGTTGCCGGCACAGACCCGCGCCCCCGGCGTGGCGGCCGTCGAGCCGCCGACCGTGCTGCTGCCCGGGCACGACGTGCCGCTCGGCCGCTACACGGTGGTGCGCCGACTGCTGCCGCAGCGCACGCGCCGGATGGTCGGCGCGTGGTGCTTCGTCGACCACTTCGGCCCGGACGACGTCGCCGACCGGCCCGGGATGGAGGTCCCGCCGCACCCGCACACGGGCCTCCAGACGGTCACCTGGCTGCTGGACGGGGAGATCGTGCACCGGGACAGCCTCGGCAACGTCCAGCCGATCCGCCCCGGGCAGCTCAACGTGATGACCTCCGGCCACGGCATCGCCCACTCCGAGCGCTCGCCCGCCGAACACCCGCCGGTGATGCACGGCGTACAGCTGTGGGTGGCCCTGCCGGACGGGGCGCGGGCCGGCGCCGCCGATTTCGCCCACCACGCCGACCTGCCCGTGTGGCGCGACGGCGACCTCGACGTGACGCTGCTGGCCGGCGAGATCGCGGGGGAGCGGTCCCCGGCCGTCGTGCACACGCCGCTGGTCGGCGCGCAGCTCGTCGCCCGCGGCGCGGCTCCGGCCGGGCTGCCGCTGCGCCGCGACTTCGAGTACGGCCTGCTGGCGATGTCCGGCTCCGCCGAGGTGGACGACGTGTCGGTGGCGCCGGGCGCGCTGCTCCATCTCCCGGCCGGGCGGGAGAGCCTCACCCTGCGGGCCGCCCCGGGCAGCCATCTGCTGCTGCTGGGCGGCGTGCCGTTCGAGGAGCCGCTGGTGATGTGGTGGAACTTCGTGGGCCGCTCGCACGAGGAGGTCGCCGCGGCCCGGGAGGACTGGATGGCCGGCCGCCGCTTCGGCGTGGTCGCCGACGATCCCGCCCCGCCACTGCCGGCGCCCGAGCTGCCGACGACCCGGCTCAAGGCCCGTACCCGGCACGGCGACGTCCTGCGCTGA
- a CDS encoding DedA family protein, which produces MITAQSILPFPRTVASAPEPGSDGPVGFVTGLVERLGGPGAGLAVALENLFPPIPSEVILPLAGFAASQGKISLAGAIGWTTLGSVLGALALYAIGAALGRDRMRAIAARLPLIKLEDVDRTEAWFLRHGVKAVFFGRMIPVFRSLISIPAGVERMPVRTFLVYTTLGSLIWNTVFVMAGYLLGENWHVVESYVGTFQNVVIAVCAVGLGWFVVTRVRRARTPRRAPVDEPAEAKPDYQGTIYRSSSWRG; this is translated from the coding sequence ATGATCACAGCGCAGTCGATCCTGCCCTTCCCCCGTACGGTGGCCTCCGCTCCGGAGCCCGGCTCCGACGGGCCGGTCGGGTTCGTCACGGGCCTGGTCGAACGGCTCGGCGGCCCCGGCGCCGGGCTGGCGGTCGCACTGGAGAACCTGTTCCCGCCGATCCCCAGCGAGGTGATCCTGCCGCTGGCCGGGTTCGCGGCCAGCCAGGGGAAGATCAGCCTGGCCGGCGCGATCGGCTGGACGACGCTCGGGTCGGTGCTCGGCGCGCTGGCGCTGTACGCGATCGGCGCGGCACTGGGCCGGGACCGGATGCGCGCCATCGCCGCGCGGCTGCCGCTGATCAAACTGGAGGACGTCGACCGGACGGAGGCGTGGTTCCTTCGGCACGGGGTGAAGGCGGTGTTCTTCGGCCGGATGATCCCGGTGTTCCGGAGTCTCATCTCCATCCCGGCCGGGGTGGAACGGATGCCGGTGCGGACCTTCCTGGTGTACACGACCCTGGGCAGCCTGATCTGGAACACCGTTTTCGTGATGGCGGGGTATCTGCTCGGGGAGAACTGGCACGTCGTCGAGAGCTACGTGGGCACGTTCCAGAACGTGGTGATAGCGGTGTGCGCGGTGGGGTTGGGCTGGTTCGTGGTGACCCGGGTGCGGCGGGCGCGGACGCCGCGCCGGGCACCCGTCGACGAGCCGGCCGAGGCGAAGCCCGACTACCAGGGAACCATCTACCGCAGCAGCTCCTGGCGGGGGTGA
- a CDS encoding DUF1345 domain-containing protein — MSGEPSSTGGDRKGPFATSRPDGHTPAAVQLTVMALAGALAGGVSAVVAPLVLAPLIGWDAAALSWLVLVWRTLWPLDARRTARLAVHEDPNRIVRDVLVLGACLASLVAVAVVLASAHRVSPGLPRNVYSGLGVASVLLSWLVVHTVFTARYARVYYTGTDGGVVFHQSEPPRYSDFAYVAFTVGMTFQVSDTNLTSNEMRTTVLGHSLLSYLFGAIVIAATVNLLAGLAH, encoded by the coding sequence GTGAGCGGGGAACCCTCCTCTACCGGAGGCGACAGGAAGGGGCCGTTCGCTACGTCCCGACCGGACGGGCACACCCCGGCGGCGGTACAGCTCACCGTTATGGCGCTCGCCGGCGCGCTGGCCGGCGGCGTGTCCGCGGTGGTGGCCCCGCTGGTCCTCGCCCCGCTGATCGGCTGGGACGCGGCGGCGCTGAGCTGGCTGGTACTGGTCTGGCGCACGTTGTGGCCGCTGGACGCGCGGCGCACCGCGCGGCTGGCCGTGCACGAGGACCCGAACCGGATCGTCCGGGACGTGCTCGTGCTGGGCGCCTGCCTGGCGAGCCTGGTCGCGGTCGCGGTGGTGCTGGCGTCGGCGCACAGGGTGTCGCCGGGGCTACCCCGCAACGTCTACAGCGGGCTGGGCGTGGCCAGCGTGCTGCTCTCCTGGCTGGTGGTGCACACCGTCTTCACCGCCCGGTACGCGCGCGTCTACTACACGGGCACGGACGGCGGGGTGGTGTTCCACCAGAGCGAGCCGCCGCGGTACTCGGACTTCGCGTACGTGGCGTTCACGGTGGGAATGACGTTCCAGGTCTCCGACACGAACCTGACGAGCAACGAGATGCGAACGACCGTGCTGGGGCACTCGCTGCTGTCGTACCTGTTCGGGGCGATCGTCATCGCGGCGACGGTGAACCTGCTGGCGGGCCTGGCCCACTGA